A genome region from Camelina sativa cultivar DH55 chromosome 10, Cs, whole genome shotgun sequence includes the following:
- the LOC104716209 gene encoding phenylalanine--tRNA ligase alpha subunit, cytoplasmic: MAEKAILGFLQNNEEITDSGLFSAEFNLDHDEVVNVIKSLHGFRFIDVQDIKKETWVLTDEGKEYAAEGSPEVQLFLAVPEEGSISKDELEKKLAPSVFSIGCSQAGKRRWVQMGRQVSRRVQNVEDKVKDQLLQIQEGKEVDNDSTSSLKARKLIIKETWTGYSVKKGPNYAPERKEVATDLTRENLQNWKELEFKEYNFNAKGAPLQAGHLHALLKVRKQFKDIFVQMGFEEMPTNNFVESSFWNFDALFQPQQHPARDSHDTFFLKAPSTTRTLPEDYVERVKRVHESGGYGSRGYTYDWKREEANTNLLRTHTTAVSSRMLYALAQKPFVPKKYFSIDRVFRNEAVDRTHLAEFHQIEGLICDRGLTLGDLIGVLKDFFSRLGMSKLQFKPAYNPYTEPSMEIFSYHEGIGKWVEIGNSGMFRPEMLLPMGLPEDVRVIAWGLSLERPTMILYGINNIRDLFGHKVDLDLIKRNPICRIGI, encoded by the exons ATGGCTGAAAAGGCGATACTAGGGTTTCTGCAGAACAACGAAGAGATCACAGATTCGGGTCTGTTCTCTGCCGAATTCAACCTCGACCACGACGAAGTCGTCAATGTCATCAAAAGTCTCCATGGTTTTCGTTTCATTGATGTTCAG GACATTAAAAAGGAGACATGGGTTCTGACTGATGAAGGGAAGGAATATGCAGCAGAAGGGTCGCCAGAGGTACAACTTTTCCTAGCTGTGCCTGAAGAAGGTAGCATATCAAAAGATGAACTCGAG AAAAAGCTTGCTCCTTCAGTCTTCAGTATCGGCTGCTCACAAGCCGGGAAAAGAAGGTGGGTGCAAATGGGAAGGCAAGTCTCGAGGAGG GTTCAAAATGTGGAAGATAAAGTGAAAGACCAGCTTTTACAAATACAAGAAGGGAAG GAAGTTGACAACGACAGTACCAGTTCTCTTAAAGCCAGAAAACTCATAATAAAAGA GACATGGACGGGGTATTCCGTAAAGAAAGGTCCTAACTATGCTCCCGAGAGAAAGGAAGTAGCCACCGATTTGACTCGAGAAAATCTTCAAAA CTGGAAAGAGTTAGAGTTTAAGGAATATAACTTCAATGCTAAAGGAGCGCCTCTTCAGGCTGGGCATCTTCATGCCCTTCTCAAG GTGCGGAAGCAGTTTAAAGACATATTTGTTCAAATGGG GTTTGAGGAGATGCCAACAAACAACTTTGTGGAAAGCAG CTTCTGGAATTTTGATGCGTTGTTCCAGCCTCAGCAGCACCCTGCTCGTGATTCTCATGACACCTTCTTtctaaaag CACCCTCTACTACAAGGACACTGCCGGAAGATTATGTTGAGAGGGTGAAACGTGTTCACGAGTCTGGTGGTTATGGATCTAGAGG GTATACTTATGATTGGAAACGAGAAGAAGCAAACACGAATCTTCTCCGTACTCACACAACGGCTGTCTCATCTAGGATGCTTTATGCACTAGCACAG AAACCTTTTGTGCCCAAGAAGTACTTTTCTATTGACCGTGTCTTCAGAAACGAAGCTGTTGATCGGACCCACCTTGCAGAGTTCCATCAAATTGAAG GTTTGATTTGTGATAGAGGCCTTACACTAGGAGACCTGATTGGTGTATTAAAAGACTTCTTCTCACGCTTAG GGATGTCGAAACTGCAGTTCAAGCCAGCTTACAACCCTTACACAGAGCCAAGTATGGAGATATTCAGCTATCATGAAGGTATAGGGAAGTGGGTGGAGATTGGTAACTCTGGGATGTTCAGACCCGAAATGCTTCTTCCAATGGGTCTCCCCGAAGATGTTAGAGTAATTGCTTGGGGTCTTTCTCTTGAGAG ACCGACAATGATATTATACGGTATCAACAACATCCGAGATTTGTTTGGACACAAG GTGGATCTGGATCTCATTAAACGGAATCCAATCTGCCGAATTGGAATCTGA
- the LOC109126982 gene encoding protein NUCLEAR FUSION DEFECTIVE 6, chloroplastic/mitochondrial-like, giving the protein MASFCRSALMAGSRNLVSRSKTVTQKSLNLKPTTTSTPSASMSQSVPRASRVLSALGCVETMIPLHSAVASARLKSSIAADSSCWSWLSQGFATPL; this is encoded by the exons ATGGCATCGTTTTGCAGATCAGCGTTAATGGCAGGTTCCAGAAACTTAGTATCAAGATCCAAAACCGTAACACAAAAGTCCCTTAACCTTAAACCCACAACGACTTCAACTCCTTCCGCTTCAATGTCCCAATCCGTCCCCCGCGCTTCAAG GGTTCTCTCGGCTTTGGGATGTGTTGAAACGATGATTCCACTCCACAGTGCTGTTGCTTCAGCTCGTCTCAAGTCAAGCATCGCTGCTGATTCCTCCTGTTGGAGCTGGCTCTCTCAGG GATTTGCCACGCCTTTGTGA